Proteins from one Natrinema salinisoli genomic window:
- a CDS encoding enoyl-CoA hydratase/isomerase family protein, translating into MSWDTVRLEWDDDVATLTVDRPDALNALNVETLEAMGEAIEEAAEEEARTLVLTGAGDAFIAGADIKYMQDLSPEDAQAWGELGHDVADALEAFPSPTIAAVNGYAFGGGCEMAIACDLRVASESALIGNTEIDLGIIPGWGATQRLPRLVGDETARRMIFLGERLDADSAAEAGLFGEVVPDDDLEDVVTELADRLAAKPAFAMQTAKQAINQGHAGSQESGLAYEKRAFASLFGTHDQREGMEAFVEDREPEFE; encoded by the coding sequence ATGTCCTGGGACACAGTCCGACTCGAGTGGGACGACGACGTTGCAACGCTGACCGTCGACCGACCGGACGCGCTCAACGCGTTGAACGTCGAGACGCTGGAAGCGATGGGCGAAGCCATCGAGGAAGCCGCCGAGGAGGAGGCTCGCACGCTCGTCCTGACGGGGGCCGGCGACGCGTTCATCGCCGGCGCGGACATCAAGTACATGCAGGATCTCTCCCCCGAAGACGCTCAGGCGTGGGGCGAACTCGGCCACGACGTGGCCGACGCGCTCGAGGCGTTCCCCTCGCCGACGATCGCGGCGGTCAACGGCTACGCCTTCGGCGGCGGCTGCGAGATGGCGATAGCCTGCGACCTTCGCGTCGCGAGCGAGTCGGCCCTGATCGGTAACACCGAGATCGATCTCGGAATCATTCCCGGCTGGGGTGCCACCCAGCGGCTGCCGCGACTGGTTGGCGACGAGACCGCCCGCAGGATGATCTTCCTCGGCGAGCGCCTCGACGCCGATTCCGCCGCGGAGGCGGGCCTGTTCGGCGAGGTCGTCCCCGACGACGACCTCGAGGACGTCGTCACCGAGCTGGCCGATCGGCTGGCCGCGAAGCCGGCCTTCGCGATGCAGACCGCGAAGCAGGCGATCAACCAGGGACACGCCGGATCGCAGGAGAGCGGTCTCGCGTACGAGAAACGCGCCTTCGCGAGCCTCTTCGGGACGCACGACCAGCGCGAGGGGATGGAAGCGTTCGTCGAGGACCGAGAGCCGGAGTTCGAGTAA